A region from the Pseudomonas sp. P8_229 genome encodes:
- the gltS gene encoding sodium/glutamate symporter produces the protein MIQLDFYGTLVAASLVLLLGRGLIARVGFLRNYNIPEPVAGGLVVALGLLMLRTFDIEIRFDTSLQTPLMLAFFATIGLSADFANLKKGGRVVGIFLLAVTGLLVVQNALGIGLAKTLGLDPLMGLLTGSITLAGGHGTGAAWGTVFSEKYGLASASELAIASATFGLVLGGLIGGPVARLLIKRVEVPGCQFQETPRMPKGFEQPNKERSITPFSFIETLALIAVSLLAGNLLNGFLHGTAFELPTFVCVLFVGVVLRNGLSALGLYQVFEREVSVLGNVSLSLFLAIALMSLKLWDLAALALPIFIILAAQTLVMALFAIFVTFRVMGSNYDAAVLAAGHCGFGLGATPTAIANMQAVTQRFGPSQIAFLVVPMVGAFFIDIINVIVIKLYLALPFFVAV, from the coding sequence ATGATCCAGCTCGATTTTTATGGAACGCTCGTGGCCGCCTCTCTGGTGCTTTTACTGGGGCGCGGACTTATTGCACGAGTCGGTTTTCTGCGTAATTACAATATCCCTGAACCCGTCGCCGGTGGACTCGTGGTTGCGCTGGGTTTATTGATGTTGCGAACTTTTGATATAGAAATCAGATTCGATACTTCACTGCAAACGCCTTTGATGTTGGCATTCTTTGCCACAATCGGTTTGAGCGCAGACTTTGCCAACCTGAAAAAGGGTGGTCGCGTAGTCGGCATATTTCTACTGGCGGTTACCGGGCTTCTAGTGGTTCAGAACGCGTTGGGCATTGGCCTTGCCAAAACGTTGGGTCTTGATCCGTTAATGGGGCTCTTGACGGGGTCGATCACGCTTGCGGGCGGTCACGGTACGGGTGCGGCATGGGGCACGGTATTCAGTGAAAAGTACGGCCTCGCTTCGGCCTCCGAGCTTGCAATTGCGTCGGCGACCTTCGGCCTGGTTCTGGGTGGTTTGATTGGTGGGCCGGTGGCTCGCCTGCTCATCAAGCGTGTTGAGGTGCCGGGTTGCCAGTTTCAAGAAACGCCACGGATGCCAAAGGGTTTTGAGCAGCCGAACAAAGAGCGTTCGATTACGCCCTTTTCGTTTATCGAGACACTGGCTCTGATTGCGGTCAGTTTATTGGCAGGCAATCTTCTGAATGGTTTTCTGCACGGAACCGCATTCGAGTTGCCGACGTTTGTCTGCGTTCTGTTCGTGGGAGTGGTGCTACGTAATGGGCTATCGGCGCTGGGCCTGTATCAGGTATTCGAGCGTGAAGTGTCGGTGCTGGGCAATGTCAGCCTGTCGCTGTTTCTGGCAATTGCCTTGATGTCTCTCAAGCTCTGGGATCTGGCAGCGTTGGCACTGCCGATATTCATCATCCTGGCTGCGCAAACGTTGGTCATGGCGCTGTTTGCGATTTTCGTGACATTCAGAGTGATGGGCAGTAACTACGACGCGGCGGTCCTGGCGGCAGGGCATTGCGGCTTTGGGTTGGGTGCGACACCAACGGCCATCGCCAACATGCAGGCGGTGACGCAGCGTTTCGGGCCTTCGCAGATTGCGTTTCTGGTTGTGCCGATGGTCGGTGCATTCTTCATCGACATCATCAACGTGATCGTCATCAAGCTTTACCTGGCCTTGCCGTTTTTTGTCGCCGTCTGA
- a CDS encoding DUF4870 domain-containing protein: MSDEQELLPKPSQEVRQWAMFCHLSALLGIWIPFGNLIGPLILWQMKRETDPFIDAQGKEALNFQITVAIAAAICLLLMVLIIGFFLLGLLAIGALVLTIIAGVKANEGFPYRYPFTWRLIK; this comes from the coding sequence ATGAGTGATGAGCAAGAGTTGCTGCCCAAACCGAGCCAGGAGGTTCGTCAATGGGCGATGTTTTGTCACTTGTCCGCCTTGCTGGGGATCTGGATCCCGTTCGGTAACCTGATCGGGCCGTTGATCCTGTGGCAGATGAAGCGCGAAACCGATCCGTTCATCGATGCCCAGGGCAAGGAAGCGCTGAACTTTCAGATCACCGTGGCGATTGCTGCAGCGATCTGTCTGCTGCTGATGGTGTTGATCATCGGCTTCTTCCTGCTGGGGTTGCTGGCCATCGGCGCGCTGGTGCTGACGATCATTGCCGGGGTGAAGGCGAACGAAGGCTTTCCCTACCGTTATCCGTTCACCTGGCGACTGATCAAATAA
- the rph gene encoding ribonuclease PH: MKRPSGRAADQLRSIRITRNYTKHAEGSVLVEFGDTKVICTVSVENGVPRFLKGQGQGWLTAEYGMLPRATGERNQREASRGKQGGRTLEIQRLIGRSLRAALDMSKLGDVTLYVDCDVIQADGGTRTASITGAMVALVDALKVIKKRGGLKGGDPLKQMIGAVSVGMYQGEPVLDLDYLEDSAAETDLNVVMTSTGGFIEVQGTAEGAPFQPEELNAMLELAKKGMNEIFELQQAALAD; the protein is encoded by the coding sequence ATGAAACGTCCAAGTGGTCGCGCTGCCGATCAGCTCCGCTCGATCCGCATTACCCGCAACTACACCAAACACGCCGAGGGATCCGTACTGGTCGAATTCGGTGATACCAAAGTCATCTGCACCGTCAGCGTCGAAAACGGCGTGCCGCGTTTCCTCAAAGGCCAGGGCCAAGGCTGGTTGACCGCCGAATACGGCATGCTGCCGCGCGCCACTGGCGAGCGTAACCAGCGTGAAGCCAGCCGTGGCAAGCAGGGCGGCCGTACCCTGGAAATCCAGCGTCTGATCGGCCGTTCCCTGCGTGCCGCGCTGGACATGTCCAAGCTGGGCGACGTGACCCTGTACGTCGACTGCGACGTGATCCAGGCTGACGGCGGCACCCGTACTGCGTCGATCACCGGCGCCATGGTGGCACTGGTCGATGCACTGAAAGTGATCAAGAAGCGCGGCGGCCTGAAAGGCGGCGACCCGCTCAAGCAGATGATCGGCGCGGTATCGGTCGGCATGTATCAGGGCGAACCGGTGCTGGATCTGGACTATCTTGAAGATTCCGCCGCCGAGACCGACCTCAACGTGGTGATGACCAGCACCGGTGGCTTCATCGAGGTCCAGGGAACCGCCGAAGGCGCGCCGTTCCAGCCTGAAGAGCTGAACGCCATGCTGGAACTGGCCAAGAAAGGCATGAACGAAATCTTCGAACTGCAACAAGCGGCACTGGCCGACTGA
- a CDS encoding YicC/YloC family endoribonuclease has product MVHSMTAFARVEKAGVQGTLSWELRSVNSRYLEPHLRLPESFRDLEGAVREALRQGLSRGKLECTLRFTEESTGKPLQVDRERAAQLVAAAETVAGLIKNPAALNPLEVLAWPGVLVADATDPQALNAEALALFNQGLKELKAGREREGAELARLINERLTSIEEDVVTLRELVPQMLATQRQKVLDRFTDMKAELDPQRLEQEMVMLAQKSDVAEELDRLSTHIIEVRRVLKSGGAAGRRLDFLMQELNREANTLGSKAFDPRSTQAAVNLKVLIEQMREQVQNIE; this is encoded by the coding sequence ATGGTGCACAGCATGACCGCCTTCGCCCGCGTCGAGAAAGCCGGCGTCCAGGGCACCCTGAGTTGGGAGCTGCGCTCGGTCAACAGCCGCTATCTGGAACCGCACCTGCGCCTGCCGGAGTCGTTCCGCGACCTCGAAGGCGCCGTGCGTGAAGCGCTGCGCCAGGGCCTGTCGCGGGGCAAACTGGAATGCACCCTGCGCTTTACCGAAGAAAGCACCGGCAAGCCGCTGCAAGTCGACCGTGAGCGCGCTGCACAACTGGTTGCCGCAGCCGAAACCGTTGCCGGCCTGATCAAGAACCCGGCGGCGCTGAACCCACTGGAAGTGCTGGCCTGGCCTGGCGTGCTGGTGGCCGACGCGACCGATCCGCAAGCACTGAACGCCGAGGCCCTGGCACTGTTCAATCAGGGCCTCAAGGAGCTCAAGGCCGGCCGCGAGCGCGAAGGCGCGGAGCTGGCTCGCCTGATCAACGAGCGCCTGACCTCGATTGAAGAAGACGTCGTGACCCTGCGCGAACTGGTTCCACAGATGCTCGCGACCCAGCGCCAGAAAGTCCTCGACCGCTTCACCGACATGAAGGCCGAGCTGGACCCGCAGCGCCTGGAGCAGGAAATGGTCATGCTCGCGCAAAAGAGCGATGTGGCCGAAGAACTGGATCGCCTGAGTACCCACATCATCGAAGTTCGCCGGGTACTCAAATCCGGAGGTGCCGCCGGGCGGCGCCTGGACTTCCTGATGCAAGAGCTCAACCGCGAAGCCAACACACTGGGCTCCAAGGCCTTCGACCCGCGCAGCACCCAAGCCGCCGTCAACCTCAAGGTGTTGATCGAGCAGATGCGCGAACAAGTGCAGAATATTGAGTAA
- the gmk gene encoding guanylate kinase, which translates to MTHSTGTLYIISAPSGAGKSSLVKALTDTNPEIRVSISHTTRAMRPGEVDGVNYHFVTREAFVKMGEHGDFLERAEVFGNFYGTSQSHLQQTLDEGHDLILEIDWQGAEQVRKLMPQARSVFILPPSLQALHQRLTNRGQDSDEIIDGRMREAVSEMSHYVEYDYLIINDDFAHALDDLKAIFRANQLQQKRQQVRFGKLLAELLG; encoded by the coding sequence ATGACCCACAGCACCGGCACCCTGTACATCATTTCCGCCCCATCGGGCGCAGGCAAGAGCAGCCTGGTCAAGGCGTTGACCGACACCAACCCGGAAATCCGCGTCTCGATTTCCCACACCACCCGCGCCATGCGTCCGGGCGAAGTGGACGGCGTGAACTATCACTTCGTGACCCGCGAAGCCTTTGTGAAAATGGGCGAACACGGTGACTTCCTCGAACGCGCCGAGGTCTTCGGCAACTTTTACGGCACCTCGCAAAGCCACCTGCAGCAAACCCTGGACGAAGGTCACGACCTGATCCTGGAAATCGACTGGCAAGGCGCCGAGCAAGTGCGCAAGTTGATGCCGCAGGCCCGCTCGGTCTTCATTCTGCCGCCGTCGCTGCAGGCCCTGCACCAGCGCCTGACCAACCGCGGTCAGGACAGCGACGAGATCATCGACGGTCGGATGCGCGAAGCGGTCAGCGAGATGAGTCACTATGTCGAGTACGACTACCTGATCATCAACGACGATTTCGCCCACGCACTGGACGATCTGAAGGCAATTTTCCGCGCCAATCAGCTGCAACAGAAACGCCAGCAAGTGCGTTTCGGCAAATTGCTGGCCGAATTGCTCGGTTAA
- the rpoZ gene encoding DNA-directed RNA polymerase subunit omega — MARVTVEDCLEHVENRFELVMLSTKRARQLATGGKEPLVQWENDKPTVVALREIAEGLMSYEFIAEQEIVQDEPLFAAFEDESNEAV; from the coding sequence ATGGCCCGCGTAACCGTTGAAGACTGCCTAGAACACGTGGAAAACCGCTTTGAGCTGGTCATGCTCTCTACCAAGCGTGCCCGTCAACTGGCCACCGGCGGCAAAGAGCCACTGGTCCAGTGGGAAAACGACAAGCCTACCGTTGTCGCCCTGCGTGAAATCGCTGAAGGCCTGATGAGCTACGAGTTCATCGCCGAGCAGGAAATCGTCCAGGATGAACCGCTCTTCGCTGCTTTCGAGGACGAGTCCAACGAGGCCGTCTAA
- the spoT gene encoding bifunctional GTP diphosphokinase/guanosine-3',5'-bis pyrophosphate 3'-pyrophosphohydrolase translates to MPSIDALADRLSTYLGNDQVNLVRRAYFYAEQAHDGQRRRSGEAYVTHPLAVANILADMHMDHQSLMAAMLHDVIEDTGIAKEALQAQFGETVAELVDGVSKLTQMNFETKAEAQAENFQKMAMAMARDIRVILVKLADRLHNMRTLEVLSGEKRRRIAKETLEIYAPIANRLGMHAIRIEFEDLGFKAMHPMRSARIYQAVKRARGNRKEIVNKIEESLGHCLAIDGIQGEVSGRQKHLYGIYKKMRGKRRAFNEIMDVYAFRIIVDKVDTCYRVLGAVHNLYKPLPGRFKDYIAIPKANGYQSLHTTLFGMHGVPIEIQIRTREMEEMANNGIAAHWLYKSSGDEQPKGTHARARQWVKGVLEMQQRAGNSLEFIESVKIDLFPDEVYVFTPKGRIMELPKGSTAVDFAYAVHTDVGNSCIACRINRRLAPLSEPLQSGSTVEIVSAPGARPNPAWLNFVVTGKARTHIRHALKLQRRSESISLGERLLNKVLNGFDSALEKIPAERVKAMLSEYRLELIEDLLEDIGLGNRMAYVVARRLLGEGEQLPSPEGPLAIRGTEGLVLSYAKCCTPIPGDPIVGHLSAGKGMVVHLDNCRNISEIRHNPEKCIQLSWAKDVTGEFNVELRVELEHQRGLIALLASSVNAADGNIEKISMDERDGRISVVQLVVSVHDRVHLARVIKKLRALTGVIRITRMRA, encoded by the coding sequence ATGCCGAGCATAGACGCCCTCGCCGATCGCTTATCGACCTACCTCGGCAACGACCAGGTCAACCTGGTCCGCCGAGCGTATTTCTACGCCGAACAAGCCCATGACGGTCAGCGCCGTCGCAGCGGCGAGGCGTACGTCACGCATCCTCTTGCCGTGGCCAATATTCTTGCCGACATGCACATGGACCATCAGAGCCTGATGGCCGCGATGCTGCATGACGTGATCGAAGACACCGGTATCGCCAAGGAAGCGCTGCAAGCGCAGTTCGGTGAAACCGTGGCCGAACTGGTCGACGGGGTCAGCAAACTGACCCAGATGAACTTCGAGACCAAGGCCGAAGCCCAAGCTGAAAACTTCCAGAAAATGGCCATGGCCATGGCACGCGACATTCGCGTGATCCTGGTCAAACTCGCCGACCGCCTGCACAACATGCGCACACTGGAAGTGCTGTCCGGGGAAAAACGCCGCCGGATCGCCAAGGAAACGCTCGAGATCTACGCGCCCATCGCCAACCGCCTGGGCATGCACGCGATTCGTATCGAATTCGAAGACCTCGGTTTCAAGGCGATGCACCCGATGCGTTCCGCGCGGATCTACCAGGCGGTCAAGCGCGCCCGGGGCAATCGCAAGGAAATCGTCAACAAGATCGAAGAATCCCTCGGCCACTGCCTCGCCATCGACGGCATCCAGGGCGAAGTCAGCGGCCGCCAGAAACACCTCTACGGCATCTACAAGAAAATGCGCGGCAAGCGCCGGGCCTTCAACGAGATCATGGACGTCTATGCGTTCCGGATCATCGTCGACAAGGTCGATACCTGCTACCGCGTGCTGGGTGCTGTACATAATTTGTACAAACCGTTGCCGGGGCGCTTCAAGGATTACATCGCGATCCCCAAGGCCAACGGCTATCAATCGCTGCACACCACGCTGTTCGGCATGCACGGTGTACCGATCGAGATTCAGATCCGTACCCGCGAAATGGAAGAGATGGCCAACAACGGCATCGCCGCCCATTGGCTGTACAAGTCCAGCGGTGACGAACAGCCGAAAGGCACCCATGCCCGCGCCCGCCAGTGGGTCAAAGGCGTGCTGGAAATGCAGCAACGTGCCGGTAACTCGCTGGAATTCATCGAGAGCGTGAAGATCGACCTGTTCCCGGACGAGGTCTACGTGTTCACGCCCAAAGGCCGGATCATGGAGCTGCCCAAAGGCTCCACGGCGGTCGACTTTGCCTACGCGGTGCACACCGACGTCGGCAACAGCTGCATCGCCTGCCGGATCAACCGCCGTCTCGCGCCGCTGTCCGAGCCGCTGCAAAGCGGCTCCACGGTCGAGATCGTCAGTGCACCCGGTGCGCGGCCGAACCCGGCGTGGCTCAACTTCGTGGTCACCGGCAAGGCACGTACGCACATCCGCCACGCGCTGAAACTGCAACGTCGTTCCGAATCCATCAGCCTCGGCGAACGCCTGCTGAACAAAGTGCTCAACGGTTTCGACAGCGCGCTGGAGAAGATTCCGGCCGAGCGCGTCAAGGCGATGCTCAGCGAATACCGCCTGGAACTGATCGAAGACCTGCTCGAAGACATTGGCCTGGGCAACCGCATGGCCTATGTCGTGGCGCGTCGACTGCTCGGTGAAGGCGAACAGCTGCCAAGTCCGGAAGGCCCGCTGGCGATTCGCGGCACTGAAGGCCTGGTCCTGAGCTACGCCAAGTGCTGCACGCCGATCCCGGGCGACCCGATTGTCGGGCACCTGTCGGCCGGCAAAGGCATGGTCGTGCACCTGGACAACTGCCGCAACATCAGCGAAATCCGCCACAACCCGGAAAAATGCATCCAGCTCTCGTGGGCCAAGGATGTCACCGGCGAATTCAACGTCGAACTGCGCGTCGAACTGGAACACCAGCGTGGCCTGATCGCCCTGCTGGCCAGCAGCGTCAACGCAGCCGACGGCAATATCGAGAAAATCAGCATGGACGAGCGCGATGGTCGCATCAGCGTCGTCCAACTGGTGGTCAGCGTCCACGACCGTGTGCACCTGGCCCGCGTGATCAAGAAACTGCGCGCCCTGACCGGGGTCATCCGCATCACCCGCATGCGTGCATAA
- a CDS encoding RidA family protein: MTKTVITSDKAPAAIGTYSQAIKAGNTVYMSGQIPLDPKTMELVEGFEAQTVQVFENLKAVAEAAGGSFKDIVKLNIFLTDLSHFAKVNEIMGKYFDQPYPARAAIGVAALPKGSQVEMDAILVIE, encoded by the coding sequence ATGACCAAGACTGTTATCACCAGCGACAAGGCCCCAGCCGCCATCGGCACCTACTCCCAGGCGATCAAGGCCGGCAACACCGTCTACATGTCGGGTCAGATTCCTCTGGACCCAAAGACCATGGAGCTGGTTGAAGGCTTCGAAGCCCAGACCGTCCAGGTGTTCGAGAACCTGAAAGCCGTCGCCGAAGCGGCCGGTGGTTCGTTCAAGGACATCGTCAAGCTGAACATCTTCCTCACCGACCTGAGCCACTTCGCCAAGGTCAACGAGATCATGGGCAAATACTTCGACCAGCCTTACCCGGCCCGCGCCGCCATCGGCGTTGCCGCGCTGCCAAAAGGCTCGCAAGTCGAAATGGATGCCATCCTGGTCATCGAGTGA
- a CDS encoding SDR family oxidoreductase — MSAPSVLIAGCGDVGSRLAKQLVVGGWEVHGLRRDVSRLPEGVIGVAGDLFKEDCPEAWPFGAVDYLVYCAAATDHDEAGYRAAYVQGLQNVLSWLSDFGQVPERLIFVSSSSVYGQQEGEWVDENSETVASGYSGRLMLEAEQVALNSGIPASILRLTGIYGPGREWLLTQVRRGYRVAVEPPLYGNRIHADDAAGLMAFLLEADRRGEPLQDIYIGVDDAPAPLAEVVAWLRDYLGVTEWADDASVRRTGSKRCSNARAKALGWTPTYPSYREGYAAILEGTC, encoded by the coding sequence ATGTCTGCGCCTTCGGTTTTGATCGCCGGTTGTGGTGATGTCGGGAGCCGTCTGGCCAAGCAATTGGTGGTCGGCGGATGGGAAGTGCACGGCCTGCGTCGCGACGTTTCGCGTCTGCCTGAGGGCGTCATTGGTGTGGCTGGTGACCTGTTCAAGGAAGACTGCCCCGAGGCTTGGCCGTTCGGCGCGGTGGATTACCTGGTGTATTGCGCGGCAGCCACCGATCACGACGAGGCCGGTTATCGCGCCGCGTATGTGCAGGGTTTGCAGAACGTGCTGAGCTGGCTGAGCGATTTCGGTCAGGTGCCTGAGCGGCTGATCTTCGTGTCCAGCAGCAGCGTGTATGGCCAGCAGGAAGGGGAGTGGGTCGACGAGAACTCAGAGACCGTCGCCAGCGGCTATTCCGGACGACTGATGCTCGAAGCCGAGCAGGTTGCGCTTAACAGCGGCATTCCTGCGAGCATCCTGCGTCTGACTGGCATTTACGGCCCGGGTCGCGAATGGCTGCTGACTCAGGTGCGTCGCGGTTATCGGGTGGCGGTCGAGCCGCCGCTGTACGGCAATCGCATTCATGCCGATGACGCTGCCGGCTTAATGGCTTTTCTGTTGGAAGCGGATCGTCGGGGTGAACCGTTGCAAGACATCTATATCGGTGTGGACGACGCGCCGGCGCCGCTGGCCGAGGTGGTCGCGTGGCTGCGCGATTATCTGGGGGTTACCGAGTGGGCGGACGACGCCAGCGTGCGCCGCACCGGTAGCAAGCGCTGCAGCAATGCGCGGGCGAAGGCGTTGGGCTGGACGCCGACGTATCCGAGTTACCGCGAGGGTTATGCCGCGATTCTCGAGGGTACGTGCTGA
- the exbB gene encoding tonB-system energizer ExbB, with product MTRNQSPASPTTRPRAWSAVAALLLSLMLAPVAALADATAPAANPATATAPQDVPRNPDGSVDTSSLPPEVQASLAKFGELAKQIDPQQLEADNTLGMAHDLSPWGMYQNADIIVKIVMIGLAIASIITWTIWIAKGFELMGAKRRLRGEIAALKKAATLKEASATAAKEGTLANLLVHDALEEMRLSVNSREKEGIKERVSFRLERLVAACGRNMSSGTGVLATIGSTAPFVGLFGTVWGIMNSFIGIAKTQTTNLAVVAPGIAEALLATALGLVAAIPAVVIYNVFARSIAGYKAQVSDASAQVLLLVSRDLDHQPERSSSQPHMVKVG from the coding sequence ATGACACGTAATCAATCCCCCGCTTCGCCAACCACACGACCTCGCGCCTGGAGCGCGGTGGCGGCCCTGTTGCTCAGCCTGATGCTGGCACCGGTTGCAGCCCTTGCTGACGCCACCGCCCCCGCTGCCAACCCGGCGACCGCCACCGCTCCACAGGACGTACCGAGAAATCCTGACGGCAGCGTCGACACATCCTCACTGCCGCCAGAAGTACAAGCATCCCTGGCCAAGTTCGGTGAACTGGCAAAGCAGATCGACCCGCAACAGCTGGAAGCCGACAACACCCTGGGCATGGCCCACGACCTGTCGCCATGGGGCATGTACCAGAACGCCGACATCATCGTGAAAATCGTGATGATCGGTCTGGCCATCGCCTCCATCATCACCTGGACCATCTGGATCGCCAAAGGCTTCGAGCTGATGGGCGCCAAGCGTCGTCTGCGGGGCGAAATCGCCGCCCTGAAAAAAGCCGCCACCCTCAAGGAAGCCAGCGCGACGGCTGCCAAAGAAGGCACCCTGGCCAACCTGCTGGTGCACGACGCCCTCGAAGAGATGCGTCTGTCGGTCAACAGCCGTGAAAAAGAAGGCATCAAGGAGCGCGTGAGCTTCCGCCTTGAGCGTCTGGTCGCTGCCTGTGGCCGCAACATGAGCAGCGGCACCGGCGTCCTCGCCACCATCGGTTCCACCGCGCCGTTCGTCGGCCTGTTCGGTACCGTGTGGGGCATCATGAACAGCTTCATCGGCATCGCCAAGACCCAGACCACCAACCTCGCCGTCGTCGCGCCGGGCATCGCCGAAGCGTTGCTGGCCACCGCACTGGGTCTGGTCGCAGCGATCCCGGCGGTAGTGATCTACAACGTGTTCGCCCGTTCCATCGCCGGCTACAAGGCGCAGGTCTCCGACGCTTCGGCGCAGGTCCTGCTGCTGGTCAGCCGTGACCTCGACCACCAGCCTGAGCGCAGCAGCTCGCAGCCGCACATGGTCAAAGTGGGGTAA
- the exbD gene encoding TonB system transport protein ExbD: MGLHLKEGADDDLAENHEINVTPFIDVMLVLLIIFMVAAPLATVDIKVDLPASTAKPAPRPEKPVFLSVKADQRLYIGDDEVNADTLGAMLDAKTQGKKDTTIFFQADKGVDYGDLMSVMDKLRSAGYLKVGLVGLESAAKK; the protein is encoded by the coding sequence ATGGGCCTGCATTTGAAAGAAGGCGCAGACGACGATCTGGCCGAGAACCACGAAATCAACGTCACGCCGTTCATCGACGTAATGTTGGTGCTGCTGATCATCTTCATGGTGGCCGCGCCGCTGGCCACCGTGGACATCAAAGTCGACCTGCCAGCCTCGACCGCCAAACCGGCGCCGCGGCCAGAGAAACCGGTGTTCCTCAGCGTAAAAGCCGATCAGCGCCTGTACATCGGCGACGACGAAGTCAACGCCGACACACTCGGCGCAATGCTCGACGCCAAGACCCAGGGCAAGAAAGACACCACCATCTTCTTCCAGGCCGACAAAGGCGTGGACTACGGCGACCTGATGAGCGTGATGGATAAATTGCGCTCGGCCGGTTACCTGAAGGTCGGCCTGGTAGGCCTTGAGAGCGCAGCCAAGAAATGA
- a CDS encoding energy transducer TonB — protein MITTRHKLTRYSGSLAVVLGVHALAIALALNWTARPPIELPPQAMMVELAPVPAPPPPAPPKVVTPPQPPAPVEELPIPKLAEAPKAEIAVPKPKPKPKPQPPKPVEKKLPDPPKEKPSEEKPADTQPTQVPTEKSAQPAPGPSPAQMAAKASWQGTLLAHLAKYKKYPQSAQARGKEGLNRLRFVVDGEGNVLSFELVGRSGNADLDRATLEMIRRAQPLPKPPADMLNNGSIEIVAPFVYSLERRR, from the coding sequence ATGATCACGACGCGCCATAAGCTGACGCGTTACAGCGGTAGCCTGGCCGTGGTGCTGGGCGTTCACGCGCTGGCCATCGCGCTGGCGCTGAACTGGACCGCCCGCCCGCCCATCGAACTGCCGCCGCAGGCAATGATGGTCGAGCTGGCACCGGTTCCGGCCCCGCCACCGCCTGCTCCGCCGAAAGTCGTCACACCGCCGCAGCCACCAGCTCCGGTCGAAGAGTTGCCGATTCCGAAACTGGCTGAAGCACCGAAGGCTGAAATCGCGGTGCCGAAACCTAAACCGAAGCCAAAGCCTCAGCCGCCGAAGCCCGTCGAGAAAAAGCTGCCAGATCCGCCGAAGGAAAAGCCTTCCGAGGAAAAACCGGCCGATACGCAACCGACCCAGGTACCGACGGAGAAATCCGCTCAGCCGGCACCGGGCCCGTCGCCCGCGCAAATGGCCGCCAAGGCCAGTTGGCAAGGCACCCTGCTCGCGCATTTGGCGAAGTACAAAAAGTACCCGCAAAGCGCACAGGCGCGGGGCAAAGAAGGCTTGAACCGCCTGCGCTTCGTGGTCGATGGCGAAGGCAACGTGTTGTCGTTCGAACTGGTGGGCCGCTCCGGCAACGCCGATCTGGACCGGGCCACCCTGGAAATGATCCGCCGCGCACAACCGCTGCCCAAGCCGCCGGCCGACATGCTCAACAACGGCTCGATCGAAATTGTTGCGCCGTTTGTTTACTCCCTCGAACGCCGCCGCTAA
- a CDS encoding hydrogen peroxide-inducible genes activator produces the protein MTLTELRYIVTLAQEQHFGHAAERCHVSQPTLSVGVKKLEDELGVLIFERSKSAVRLTPVGEGIVAQAQKVLEQAQGIRELAQAGKNQLTAPLKVGAIYTVGPYLFPHLIPQLHRVAPQMPLYIEENFTHVLRDKLRNGELDAIIIALPFNEADVLTLPLYDEPFYVLMPAQHPWTQKETIDPALLNDKSLLLLGEGHCFRDQVLEACPTLTKGNDGAKHTTVESSSLETIRHMVASGLGISILPLSAVDSHHYAPGVIEVRPLSAPVPFRTVAIAWRASFPRPKAIEILADSVRLCSVAKPAAPVTAG, from the coding sequence ATGACTCTCACAGAATTACGCTACATCGTTACCCTCGCCCAAGAGCAGCACTTCGGCCACGCGGCCGAGCGTTGCCACGTCAGCCAGCCGACCCTATCGGTGGGCGTGAAAAAGCTTGAAGACGAACTCGGTGTGTTGATTTTCGAGCGCAGCAAAAGCGCCGTGCGCCTGACCCCGGTCGGCGAGGGCATCGTTGCCCAGGCGCAGAAAGTCCTGGAGCAGGCGCAAGGCATCCGTGAACTGGCCCAGGCCGGCAAGAACCAGCTGACCGCCCCGCTGAAAGTCGGCGCGATCTACACCGTCGGGCCGTACCTGTTCCCGCACCTGATTCCGCAACTGCACCGGGTCGCCCCGCAGATGCCGTTGTACATCGAAGAAAACTTCACCCACGTGCTGCGCGACAAACTGCGCAACGGCGAGCTCGACGCGATCATCATCGCCCTGCCGTTCAACGAAGCCGACGTGCTGACCCTGCCGCTGTACGACGAACCGTTCTATGTGCTGATGCCGGCCCAGCACCCGTGGACGCAAAAAGAAACCATCGACCCGGCCCTGCTCAACGACAAGAGCCTGCTGCTGCTCGGCGAAGGCCACTGCTTCCGCGATCAGGTGCTCGAAGCCTGCCCGACCCTGACCAAGGGCAACGACGGCGCCAAGCACACCACGGTGGAATCCAGCTCGCTGGAAACCATCCGCCACATGGTCGCGTCCGGTCTGGGCATCTCGATCCTGCCGCTGTCGGCGGTGGACAGCCATCACTACGCCCCGGGGGTGATCGAAGTACGGCCGTTGTCGGCGCCGGTGCCGTTCCGCACCGTGGCCATTGCCTGGCGCGCCAGCTTCCCGCGACCGAAAGCCATCGAGATCCTCGCCGATTCCGTTCGCCTGTGCTCGGTTGCCAAACCCGCAGCGCCGGTTACGGCCGGTTAA